The following is a genomic window from Marinobacter sp. NP-4(2019).
ATCGACGCTTTTACATCAGACATTGGAAGACCTTTCTTGTTATTCAGGCGGCCAGCATAGGTCTAAAAGCTGCGGGGCAAAAGCCCCATTGATCTCACGGCGGCCCTATTTCACACGCCAGCACGAGCGCCCAGAATTCGGAGAAATCATTCACCACCACATCGGGTTTGTCGGGATGTTTGTGGGTTCCGGGAAAGATCTTGTTGAGCCAGGGCTGATCCCACTGCGCCCCGTTAAAGAACACGGAGGTCATGCCTGCCCGTTTGGCAGCTATCACATCCGTGGTGCTGTCCCCGACATACCAGACGCTGGGATCGGGAGGATAATCCAGTTTCTGCACCGCCAGCAATAACTGGTCAGGGTGGGGCTTGCGCAGCGGCGTGTCATCGCCACAAACGTCCACCTCAAACAGTTCCGTCCAGCCGGTGTCCTCCACCGCCGCCAGCTCGTGCTCGAAGAATTCCCGGTCCCGGTTGGTAATCACACCCACCTGGATGTCCAGACGACGCAAGCCTTCCAGTACCTCCCGTACCTTCGGTTCAAATGCCTTTACCGTGCCATAGTGCTTCCGGTAGTGATGATTGAAGGCCTTGTGGGCGATCTGCTTGGCTTCCTGATCGTCACCGAACAGCACCTCAAAGATGTCGGTACGGGATATTTTGCGATCGGCCTTCACTTTCGGGTGCAACCTTGCAAACTCCCGCACATAGGCGACAAGTTTGACGTCCTCCGGCGTCTTGCTGTCCTCCGGAGCAAGCATCCGGTCCATCAGCTCGAGCTTGTGGAAATCCGGCAGCATGTCGTCCACGGCGTGGTACATGGCGTCCAGGGTATCCACCAGGGTGGCATGCCAGTCGAACAGGACCACCGACGGACGGATCAGTCGGACCACAGCCGGGTGCCAATCCGGCTCAATTCGCGGCGCCGGTCGCTCGGGCGGCGGAAATGGCCGGGGCCGGACTTCTGCGGGGGAACAACGAAACGCGTCCGGAAACCTCCGTTCCAGCAGGGCCAACAAATCCACCAGATCCTCGAAACTGTCGAGGATCGCAACGGGGGCATCGCGGTGGGAGAACCAGCTATCGATGCGACCGGCTTCCCAGCATGCGCCGTTGTAAAACACCCCGGCCACCCCGGCCTTGTGGGCGGTCAGCATGTCCACGTAACTGTCACCGACATACCAGGCTCGCTGATCCACAGGTACCCCGGCCTTTTCCAGGGTTCTGAGAATGACTTCCGGGTCCGGTTTGTATTCGGTGACATCGTCGGCACACACCGTCACATCAAACAGATCCTGCCAGCGGCCCTCGTCCACGGTCTTCAGTTCTTTATCCAGGAATTCCCGGTTG
Proteins encoded in this region:
- a CDS encoding HAD family hydrolase; translation: MARFSDDIQPPSILIFDWHGTLVDTHDAMFSAMEEMLPQLEDLGLVERLLPEDKCRTADDARLVRYIRIFRRLHPRILAERRVSRTDIFNAIFGDDKDAKLIAHKAYNACYRKYFGKVKPFQPGAYEYLTALKEMGIRLGVSTNRNREFLDKELKTVDEGRWQDLFDVTVCADDVTEYKPDPEVILRTLEKAGVPVDQRAWYVGDSYVDMLTAHKAGVAGVFYNGACWEAGRIDSWFSHRDAPVAILDSFEDLVDLLALLERRFPDAFRCSPAEVRPRPFPPPERPAPRIEPDWHPAVVRLIRPSVVLFDWHATLVDTLDAMYHAVDDMLPDFHKLELMDRMLAPEDSKTPEDVKLVAYVREFARLHPKVKADRKISRTDIFEVLFGDDQEAKQIAHKAFNHHYRKHYGTVKAFEPKVREVLEGLRRLDIQVGVITNRDREFFEHELAAVEDTGWTELFEVDVCGDDTPLRKPHPDQLLLAVQKLDYPPDPSVWYVGDSTTDVIAAKRAGMTSVFFNGAQWDQPWLNKIFPGTHKHPDKPDVVVNDFSEFWALVLACEIGPP